A single window of Vigna unguiculata cultivar IT97K-499-35 chromosome 1, ASM411807v1, whole genome shotgun sequence DNA harbors:
- the LOC114176599 gene encoding nudix hydrolase 12, mitochondrial-like, with protein MSSVPARTGRQRQRYEDNLRLVSGCIPYRWRKDDTDLMGGTEIMEVLMISSPKRDDLVFPKGGWEDDETVTEAACREALEEAGVKGILREIPLGIWEFKSKSSQDLCSIEGGCRGYMFALEVTEELEHWPEQKNRSRRWLNIKEAFRLSRYDWMCNALEAFLRVMEEDRKVDEKQEQNTELEQPSIMVADVSECQTMSPNCYKRSSTMQHHGMPPSVNLLSRATQEIAIHFGY; from the exons ATGTCGTCTGTGCCAGCACGAACAGGGCGACAAAGACAGCGTTATGAAGACAATTTGCGCCTTGTCTCTGG ATGTATTCCCTATAGATGGAGAAAGGACGACACAGATCTAATGGGAGGAACTGAGATAATGGAAGTACTAATGATTTCTTCACCAAAACGTGATGACCTAGTATTCCCAAAG GGTGGATGGGAGGATGATGAGACTGTTACAGAAGCTGCTTGCCGCGAAGCTTTAGAGGAAGCAGGAGTTAAAGGAATACTAAGA GAAATTCCATTAGGAATATGGGAGTTCAAAAGCAAAAGCAGTCAAGACTTGTGTAGCATTGAAGGAGGCTGCAGAGGATACATGTTTGCCTTGGAGGTGACTGAAGAACTTGAGCATTGGCCAGAGCAGAAAAATCGTTCTCGCCGATGG TTAAACATAAAAGAGGCATTCAGACTCAGCAGATATGACTGGATGTGTAATGCACTTGAGGCTTTTTTGAGAGTCATGGAAGAAGACAGAAAGGTTGATGAGAAGCAAGAGCAGAATACCGAACTTGAACAACCTTCAATTATGGTAGCAGATGTGTCAGAATGCCAAACCATGTCACCCAACTGTTATAAAAGATCCTCAACCATGCAGCACCATGGCATGCCTCCTTCTGTCAATCTTCTGTCACGTGCTACTCAAGAGATAGCCATCCACTTTGGTTATTGA